A part of Nitrospirota bacterium genomic DNA contains:
- a CDS encoding glycosyltransferase family 4 protein — protein MNVLFLCQEMEMPSSRIRVSNLLPEIRKAGICAEAKVYPKGLSDKILLWRDLRKFDIVYLQKKLPSPIELKLLRSFSRLLIFDFDDAIYYRDDSHASFESRSRRTKFGSIAKAADMVIAGNRVLADYADKYNNHVLVLPSSVETRGTPVRDHAGGNRDIVIGWVGGKGNLRHLAMLSETFQRLACSCRFRLRVICSDTVQIPGVQVDFVPWDLETQEKEISLFDIGVMPLPLNKWSEGKCAYKALQYMAAGVPPVVSDVGINRDVVGHGKEGLVVPAPEGFHDAIRSLLENKEQRIELGRNARIKAETHYSVEVIGKNLADLLLSMPGK, from the coding sequence ATGAATGTCTTATTTCTCTGTCAGGAAATGGAGATGCCGAGCAGCAGGATCAGGGTCTCCAACCTCCTTCCCGAGATACGAAAAGCAGGGATCTGCGCCGAAGCCAAGGTCTATCCGAAAGGCCTCTCCGATAAGATACTCCTCTGGAGGGACCTCAGAAAATTCGATATCGTATATCTCCAGAAGAAGCTGCCCTCACCCATCGAACTAAAACTGCTCAGGTCTTTTTCCAGACTGCTTATTTTTGACTTTGATGACGCCATTTATTACCGGGATGATTCGCACGCGTCATTTGAAAGCAGGTCAAGACGGACAAAATTCGGAAGTATCGCCAAAGCAGCGGACATGGTCATTGCCGGCAACAGGGTGCTGGCCGACTATGCCGATAAGTACAATAACCATGTGCTCGTACTGCCTTCATCCGTAGAGACCCGCGGAACTCCTGTGAGAGATCATGCCGGCGGAAACAGGGATATCGTTATCGGCTGGGTAGGCGGGAAAGGGAACCTTCGCCATCTGGCAATGCTGTCAGAAACATTTCAAAGACTGGCCTGCAGCTGCAGGTTTCGGCTGAGAGTGATCTGCAGTGATACCGTGCAGATCCCGGGCGTGCAGGTCGACTTCGTGCCCTGGGATCTTGAAACGCAGGAAAAAGAGATCTCCCTTTTTGACATCGGCGTCATGCCGCTTCCCCTGAATAAGTGGAGCGAAGGCAAGTGTGCTTACAAGGCGCTGCAGTATATGGCGGCAGGGGTGCCGCCGGTTGTCTCGGATGTCGGCATCAACAGGGACGTCGTCGGGCATGGCAAGGAGGGGCTTGTAGTACCGGCTCCGGAAGGTTTCCATGACGCCATACGGTCTTTACTGGAAAACAAAGAGCAAAGGATCGAATTGGGGAGAAATGCCAGGATAAAAGCAGAAACACATTATTCTGTCGAAGTGATCGGCAAGAACCTTGCAGACCTGCTGCTCAGCATGCCGGGTAAATAA
- a CDS encoding sulfatase-like hydrolase/transferase: MKKHRISPLFFFSLFPVVAANTVLSMGISYPLFAFGAKNSTLFGLAAGLVSFAGHYFLLNLAAGMIILLLTSFLPRKIMLALRIVLFALLQTLLLVDTKLYSIFRYHANSLVLNVITTEGVRDSVVLGSGTIAMLVLWIAVILSAEFITNVYVAGYYRTMAPVMLARAIRISRAAFIVGLLFVAADKGLYAYGDLYNITGITGNAKLYPLYQPLTIRKFASRVLHMQVNREEGFAFSPSATSLNYPRKQPVFDPGSGHKYNIVIIVLDGLRFDMLDAGVMPNLSAFANENIVYAEHYSGGNGTRFGMFSLLYGIHGSYWHTFLAQRRSPVLLDTLQDRGYDFTILSSTRLSFPEFRKTAFIRIPDHIKDTYKAETAIPERDELLTRDFEDYLGSRDLQRPFFAFLYYNSSHEPFVFPDEFTRFSPVIRGEINYFSDMERSKVPLLRNMYKNAVFYEDHLLGKVIRSLKEKRLLDNTIVVVTGDHGEEFFENGFWGHTSSFDDYQLKTAFVMHYPGIGRRTVQRITSHHDLVPTLMESLGCVSPPGEYSHGFSLLRDESHAYITAANWDTAVMIDKEVKIVYSTEMYNMGSFTVHAKGDYAVVSAPAELLRQKNAQLLDVLVRMSEFYKKM; the protein is encoded by the coding sequence ATGAAAAAGCATCGTATCTCTCCGCTGTTCTTTTTCTCCCTGTTCCCTGTTGTGGCGGCTAACACGGTCCTCTCAATGGGTATCTCTTACCCGCTGTTCGCCTTTGGGGCGAAGAACAGCACTCTGTTTGGGCTGGCGGCCGGCCTTGTATCATTTGCAGGTCACTATTTCCTGCTCAATCTTGCTGCCGGAATGATCATACTGCTGCTGACCAGCTTCCTCCCCCGGAAGATAATGCTTGCTCTCAGGATAGTGCTCTTTGCCCTCTTGCAGACACTCCTTCTCGTGGATACGAAACTTTATTCCATCTTTCGCTACCATGCAAATTCACTTGTACTCAATGTGATCACTACTGAAGGGGTAAGGGATTCCGTGGTGCTTGGAAGCGGTACGATAGCAATGCTTGTTCTCTGGATCGCGGTGATCCTATCTGCGGAGTTCATCACGAACGTATATGTCGCAGGGTACTACAGAACCATGGCTCCGGTCATGCTTGCCCGGGCGATAAGGATCTCACGGGCGGCCTTTATTGTCGGTCTGCTGTTCGTTGCGGCTGATAAGGGGCTTTATGCCTATGGTGACCTTTACAACATAACCGGCATTACCGGCAACGCCAAGCTTTACCCCTTGTATCAGCCCCTGACCATAAGGAAATTTGCCTCCAGGGTCCTTCATATGCAGGTCAACCGGGAGGAAGGGTTTGCGTTTTCACCCTCTGCCACATCCCTGAATTATCCCCGGAAGCAGCCTGTCTTTGATCCGGGCAGCGGCCATAAGTACAATATTGTCATTATTGTACTCGACGGTCTCCGCTTCGATATGCTTGATGCAGGGGTCATGCCCAACCTCTCTGCTTTCGCAAATGAGAACATCGTATATGCCGAACACTACAGCGGAGGGAACGGCACGCGGTTCGGCATGTTTTCGCTGCTGTACGGGATCCATGGGTCATACTGGCACACGTTCCTTGCCCAGCGCAGGTCCCCGGTACTCCTGGATACCCTGCAGGACAGGGGATATGATTTCACCATCCTCTCGAGCACACGACTGTCATTCCCTGAATTCAGAAAGACCGCTTTTATCAGGATCCCCGACCATATAAAGGATACCTATAAGGCTGAGACCGCCATACCGGAACGTGATGAGCTGTTGACAAGGGACTTTGAGGATTATCTCGGGTCCAGGGATCTTCAGCGGCCGTTCTTCGCCTTCCTTTACTATAATTCCTCCCATGAGCCGTTTGTCTTTCCGGATGAATTCACAAGGTTCAGTCCGGTCATCAGGGGAGAGATAAACTATTTCAGTGATATGGAGAGGTCAAAGGTCCCGCTGCTCAGGAACATGTACAAAAACGCTGTCTTCTATGAGGATCATCTCCTGGGGAAGGTCATCAGGTCTTTGAAAGAGAAACGCCTGCTGGACAATACGATCGTCGTTGTTACCGGCGATCATGGAGAGGAGTTCTTCGAAAACGGCTTTTGGGGACATACGTCATCTTTTGATGACTACCAGCTGAAGACAGCCTTTGTCATGCATTACCCGGGTATCGGCCGCCGTACCGTTCAGAGGATCACCTCACATCATGATCTGGTGCCGACACTGATGGAGTCCCTTGGATGCGTCTCTCCTCCCGGGGAATACTCCCACGGATTTTCTCTTCTGCGGGATGAAAGCCATGCCTATATCACGGCGGCAAATTGGGATACTGCTGTCATGATCGACAAAGAGGTCAAGATCGTCTACTCGACCGAGATGTACAATATGGGTTCCTTTACCGTGCATGCCAAGGGGGACTATGCAGTTGTCAGCGCCCCGGCTGAGCTGCTGAGGCAAAAGAATGCCCAGCTGCTTGATGTCCTGGTGAGGATGTCGGAATTTTACAAAAAAATGTAG
- a CDS encoding glycosyltransferase family 2 protein, whose protein sequence is MYPEKIPLSVAIITKNEEKNLPDCLRSVSFADEIVVVDSRSSDRTVAIATDLGCRVFVEDWKGDGPQKNSAIDKCSHEWVLIVDADERIPEETKAEIRRLLDNDQGADAYSFPRKNYFHGRWIKHCGWWPDRIIRLVKKSKGRYRSITHGIWATSGTLALTHAPIEHFSFGSYSDMLKIMEGRSTDMAKELFDAGRRVNAFTPFLHGATMFIQVYILKRGFLDGLDGFVIAITRAGGSFLKYAKLLELQRDHTAAG, encoded by the coding sequence ATGTATCCTGAAAAAATCCCTCTTTCTGTTGCGATCATCACAAAGAACGAGGAGAAGAATCTTCCGGACTGCCTGAGAAGCGTCTCCTTTGCCGATGAAATAGTAGTTGTCGACTCCCGGAGCTCCGACAGAACGGTTGCGATAGCAACTGATCTCGGCTGCAGGGTATTTGTAGAAGACTGGAAGGGTGACGGTCCCCAAAAGAACAGCGCCATAGATAAATGCAGCCATGAATGGGTCCTTATCGTTGATGCTGATGAAAGAATCCCTGAGGAGACAAAGGCTGAGATCAGAAGACTCCTGGACAATGACCAGGGTGCGGACGCATACAGCTTTCCGAGAAAGAACTACTTCCATGGCAGATGGATCAAACACTGCGGTTGGTGGCCGGACAGAATAATACGTCTCGTCAAAAAGAGCAAAGGGCGCTACAGATCCATAACCCACGGCATTTGGGCCACCAGTGGCACGCTGGCCTTGACCCATGCACCGATTGAACATTTCAGCTTTGGTTCTTATTCTGACATGCTTAAGATCATGGAGGGAAGATCTACGGACATGGCAAAAGAACTCTTTGATGCAGGCAGGCGCGTGAATGCTTTTACTCCATTCCTGCATGGGGCCACAATGTTCATTCAGGTCTATATCCTAAAGCGGGGTTTTCTCGACGGCCTTGACGGTTTTGTCATTGCAATCACCAGGGCGGGAGGTTCCTTCCTGAAGTATGCCAAACTCCTTGAGCTGCAGCGCGATCATACCGCTGCCGGCTGA
- a CDS encoding O-antigen ligase family protein: MFFSLPLATSPTVICGAFVLIVWVLSGKFLAGIQAFSRSDLMLPVIIIVSVPWIGLLYSPVPSYGLPIALKTHYWLYAIALASLPDKERQPDLIIRMFLAGLSVNSVISVLQFAGILSLRKGLATGLLGGSSPHITYSLLLTTGILIASFGVLKSKSTRERLLYASLMLQYLFTIGYVGGRSGYISLIILSPFVVYNIIGQKHIIKIIAVSIIAASLLFVSPVIRSRFIQAKEDIVHYRAGNSNTSLGLRFQMWGIAVSEIRKNPLTGIGTGGFRRSWESYKEDPSLPFHDHPHNSFLHMMVSYGIVGLAAFCYLLYLLLKKGWQGRHSMPGFSVFAFTAVFIIGSLSDTQVLTFATATALSLFAGRSEALHVS, from the coding sequence ATGTTCTTTTCCCTCCCGCTGGCGACATCTCCAACGGTCATTTGTGGTGCCTTTGTCCTTATCGTCTGGGTCTTGTCCGGAAAATTTCTCGCCGGCATACAGGCCTTCTCCAGATCTGACCTGATGCTTCCTGTCATAATAATCGTGAGTGTCCCATGGATCGGACTCCTCTACTCCCCCGTGCCCTCATACGGACTCCCTATCGCCCTGAAAACCCACTACTGGCTGTACGCAATAGCCCTTGCTTCTCTCCCGGATAAAGAGCGGCAGCCTGACCTGATCATCAGGATGTTTCTCGCCGGACTTTCGGTCAACAGTGTCATCTCAGTGCTGCAGTTCGCAGGGATACTTTCTCTCAGGAAAGGGCTTGCAACCGGTCTTCTCGGAGGAAGTTCGCCGCATATCACCTATTCCCTGCTCCTTACGACCGGAATACTCATTGCGTCTTTCGGCGTCCTGAAATCGAAATCAACAAGAGAGCGCCTGCTGTACGCGTCGCTCATGCTCCAGTATCTCTTCACCATCGGATACGTCGGCGGGCGGAGCGGCTATATCTCCCTGATAATATTGTCCCCTTTTGTCGTGTACAACATCATAGGGCAAAAGCATATCATAAAAATAATTGCGGTCAGTATCATTGCTGCATCCCTTCTGTTTGTTTCCCCTGTCATACGTTCGCGTTTTATACAGGCCAAGGAAGATATTGTTCATTACCGCGCGGGTAATAGTAATACCTCTCTGGGGCTGCGGTTCCAGATGTGGGGGATCGCCGTATCCGAGATAAGGAAAAACCCATTGACCGGTATCGGCACCGGCGGCTTCAGGAGATCATGGGAAAGCTACAAGGAAGACCCCTCGCTTCCCTTTCATGACCATCCCCATAACAGTTTTCTCCACATGATGGTGAGTTATGGCATAGTTGGGCTGGCAGCCTTCTGTTACCTTCTCTATCTCCTGCTGAAAAAAGGCTGGCAAGGCCGGCATTCAATGCCGGGATTCTCTGTATTCGCGTTTACCGCAGTTTTCATCATCGGAAGCCTGAGCGATACCCAGGTACTCACCTTTGCAACGGCTACAGCCCTTTCTCTGTTTGCCGGACGATCCGAGGCATTACATGTATCCTGA
- a CDS encoding class I SAM-dependent methyltransferase encodes METVSCDLCGSFDCQPYLRARDHINRIEGIFSVVQCRACGLIYTNPRPNRTEMSAFYPASTSYYVFTEKDLEPMKVLSGSYRSMLQYFRGYPGAKKSSPFRRALLLPYYLIKRHKFAIEAIPDYVPNGALLEIGSSYGKFLHGMKSMGWNVQGIEMSSEAAAACKKVFDIDLICQDLDSVSFEENSFDVVVMRMVLEHVFSPAEALRKINRWLKPSGRLILVLPDISGAEARLFRGFFYGLHLPNHVYHFSPRTISKYLVTYGFTLQGILHHRTDRDFIKSLDNALDEKKRLSWLKYLTKGIFKPFFKWLICILSAAGRTSRMTVIASKKEI; translated from the coding sequence ATGGAAACGGTTTCATGTGATCTGTGCGGGAGCTTCGACTGTCAGCCCTATCTGAGGGCCAGGGATCATATCAACAGGATTGAGGGGATATTTTCCGTTGTCCAATGCAGGGCGTGCGGTTTGATCTATACCAATCCCCGGCCCAACAGAACGGAGATGTCTGCTTTCTATCCTGCGTCCACCTCTTATTATGTATTCACCGAAAAGGACCTTGAGCCGATGAAGGTCCTGAGCGGAAGCTACAGGTCAATGCTGCAGTATTTCAGGGGTTATCCCGGCGCAAAAAAAAGTTCGCCTTTTCGCAGGGCTCTTCTGCTCCCTTATTATCTGATCAAAAGACATAAGTTCGCCATTGAAGCGATACCGGATTATGTCCCGAACGGGGCACTGCTTGAGATCGGCAGTTCATACGGAAAATTCCTGCATGGCATGAAGAGCATGGGATGGAACGTGCAGGGCATAGAAATGAGCAGCGAAGCGGCGGCTGCCTGCAAGAAGGTGTTTGATATCGATCTGATATGTCAGGATCTGGATAGTGTGTCCTTTGAAGAAAATTCGTTTGATGTCGTTGTCATGAGAATGGTCCTCGAACACGTCTTTTCGCCTGCAGAAGCCCTCAGGAAAATAAACAGATGGTTAAAGCCCTCCGGCAGGCTCATATTGGTATTGCCGGATATCTCGGGGGCCGAGGCCAGACTTTTTAGAGGTTTTTTCTACGGTCTCCACCTGCCTAACCATGTATATCATTTTTCACCCAGGACGATTTCGAAGTATCTGGTCACATACGGCTTTACGCTGCAGGGGATCCTGCACCACAGGACGGACAGGGACTTTATCAAGAGTCTCGATAATGCCCTGGATGAAAAAAAACGCCTGTCCTGGCTGAAGTATCTGACCAAAGGGATCTTTAAGCCTTTCTTTAAATGGCTGATCTGCATACTGTCGGCAGCAGGCAGAACGAGCAGAATGACCGTTATTGCATCAAAAAAGGAGATCTGA